The genome window ATGGGAAAGATCGTGTTCTGATGGTTGGTGACGCGCCCGGAGACTACAAAGCGGCCGCGGACAACGATGCGCTCTATTATCCCATCATTCCCGGACAGGAGGAAGCGTCGTGGCAGCGCCTCGTCGATGAGGCCCTGGAGCGCTTTTTCGCCGGCACTTTTGCCGGGAGCTACCAGCAGCAGCTGCTGGACGAATTTGACGCCTCACTGCCGGAACACCCGCCGTGGGAAAACGGAACCGATTAATTTCCGGAGCACAAAAACAATTAAAGGAAAAGGCGGGGCCGCGCGGCTCCGCTTTTTTTGCATCTTGTGGTTAGTTGAAATCGTACTTGGTTGGTTGCCGGCGCGGGTTATCAAAAAGTACGAGCTTTGAAAGGACATCGTTTTTCGACATGGGCCGGATAAACTGCGCGAGTTCCCCGGTTTTCATGACAAAAGTTGAAAGGGGATCAAGCAGGCAGAGACCGTTCCGATTGAGGCTGCAGTGTCGGGTGAATTTGTTTCGGTCAAACCGCACGCAACGCTGACGACTGGCGAAGTGATTCGCATGTTGCGTGAGCTGAAAGGCTGGACGCAGGAGCAGTTGGCCGAGCAGTCCGGCCTCAACGCCAAAAACATCAGCCTGCTCGAAAACGGCCGCATCGACATCGGCAAAAAACGTGCTGTCCAATTAGCAGAAGCCTTCAATGTCCACCCCGCCATCATCATGTTTCCCGAATACGAAGCCGACTTGATCGGCAAGGCGGCGCAAGGTGATGAAATAATAGGACTGACATCGGAGCCTTAATGAGAGCAGTTTTCAATGGTACTGGAATAATGATATCGGCGATCCCGCTCTGACGAAAAACAGTTCAGTCGATGACCTGCGGGCTCAGGTCATCGACTGACCCGTTACTGACCCCCGCGGCAAGTTGAAGTCTATTGAGTGGGTTCGTTTGGGGAACCGCTTTTATGGGGTGTTAATCAATTAGATTCGCATTGTATGCATAAAGCATTGTCAAATAAATTTCTTTGCGCAAGCTGAGCTTGTTTGCTGCTTGATTAGATTGTTAAATATTGCTCGACTATTTCTTAAAAAGAAAGGCGCGTGCTATGCATACGATCAGGTTCGTTTTAATTATTTTAACCTTGGGATTTTACAGCATTGCCGCTGAGGTTTCTGAAGAAGTCGAGGGGCTGCAAGAAAAGTTTCAATACACGATGAAGGTTTGGGCTGTCGAGGATGACAATATTGAAACAGACAACGGTGATGAGTACTTTGTACTGGAGTTT of Tichowtungia aerotolerans contains these proteins:
- a CDS encoding helix-turn-helix domain-containing protein, with translation MSGEFVSVKPHATLTTGEVIRMLRELKGWTQEQLAEQSGLNAKNISLLENGRIDIGKKRAVQLAEAFNVHPAIIMFPEYEADLIGKAAQGDEIIGLTSEP